One part of the Stigmatopora argus isolate UIUO_Sarg chromosome 8, RoL_Sarg_1.0, whole genome shotgun sequence genome encodes these proteins:
- the crb1 gene encoding protein crumbs homolog 1 isoform X1, giving the protein MDVLYHFSFKSLTWKILISSLILIHGTTLLGLPPAVDPCTPNPCQNQALCERRERGYACFCVPGFQGAHCHIDVNECISQPCINGGSCMDKVGHYYCLCPPGFTGATCGVQIDECQSQLCLNGGSCHDNADGFICTCLAGFQGHRCEININECQDEPCPNGAPCSNGVNGLCGRERCHSQPCFNSATCVEIQGHYTCQCLPGFEGQLCELDINECGSNPCLNEGRCIERSWQVLFGIEPLLPEHYDPQNAAGYICSCPSGTTGSLCQELMDHCDPSPCQNGGRCESHDGGYTCHCNKQHRNGHLYGGATCDVKLVGCDSHECQNRGCCNPFLLDGTHGYTCSCSPGFTGPLCKTPTTFSFERSGYLLLQSPFVDAEISCNITLSFKTALPRGILFHRTIGGLLLCLELQEGMLHLTLRRQASTGLQVPSRIGALELSHVVTDGEWHTIEAVLTNWVLSLRLLDDADKCDRQLCYKVAAVQSNMNGQVSPPQNTFIGGVLKDSRGEPSSPAFIGCMRDVLVDWQLIVPEEWLSDSAVNVSPGCSHRDRCLDEPCQNNGLCVNLWQSYQCQCPRPYDGQDCEEEHVTARFGSEDSLSYAAFNVTDDSGQDLSISLFLRTRKPGGLLLAVGNSSWQFLHVWLDNGVVTAQFRDFESLTGESAVNNGEVHFVNVEVSNGRMTLNVAAQKQAEIEVSTDGVLAGDTVYVGGLLESDSTALYGGHFKGCIQDLQINERRLQFFGLDSSMRTFPLEVMENVTAGCSGDNTCDRNPCLNGGMCYSMWDDFTCTCPPSTAGRHCEEVRWCELSPCPADTECKMLHQGYECYSNSTFLNDSTVLVYRGNGHVSRNLTNISVNVRTRKRSAAILHAEQGSAFVTVSVQDGFLFMELQSSISDGEGVEGDKRAPSTVSLNSMRSISDGEWHSVHLFMTAPWSNGSHWTLVLDDEVDDAITSSIQGGNLDFLRKGVDIFLGGLGSDAGWSLAGCLSTVEIGAIALPYLSSSQVNLPRLQEEQFIQTSLNPPLVGCSGATVCTPDPCLNGGDCQDLFNYYNCSCPEGWVGRHCGFFANTCASNPCVHGNCSVNGLAYECSCELGYEGVDCEEEVDICENHLCAHGGTCLHGPDRYACLCPENYTGPLCNERVEEIPWYIVVRNVRPKLPVSVCGDYFKNYTCFNGGNCSDRELSCDCPPGFTGHRCEQEVDECKSNPCLNGGYCRNLVNKFLCVCDMSYAGDMCQTDLTSEGVTPDLLLAISLVSVILLLVLILASAGLALALNRRATRGTYSPSRQEKDGSRVEMWSISLPPPMERLI; this is encoded by the exons CCACTGTCACATTGATGTCAATGAATGTATTTCCCAGCCCTGCATAAACGGAGGCTCCTGTATGGACAAAGTGGGACACTACTATTGTCTGTGTCCCCCTGGGTTTACTG GGGCCACTTGTGGGGTACAGATTGATGAGTGTCAATCACAGCTGTGTCTCAATGGTGGCAGTTGCCACGACAACGCTGATGGCTTCATTTGCACCTGCCTGGCCGGTTTCCAAGGACACCGGTGCGAAATCAACATCAATGAGTGTCAAGACGAGCCTTGCCCAAATGGAGCTCCGTGTTCAAATGGAGTGAATGG ACTATGTGGGAGGGAGCGCTGTCACTCTCAGCCCTGCTTTAACAGcgccacctgtgtggagattcAGGGTCATTACACCTGTCAATGCTTGCCAG GATTTGAGGGCCAACTCTGCGAACTAGACATCAATGAATGCGGCAGTAATCCATGTTTAAATGAGGGCCGCTGCATTGAGAGGTCGTGGCAGGTTCTTTTTGGCATTGAGCCACTGCTACCCGAACACTACGACCCTCAAAACGCTGCAGGTTACATCTGCAGCTGCCCTTCAGGAACAACAG GTTCCCTCTGTCAGGAGCTAATGGATCACTGCGATCCTAGCCCCTGCCAGAATGGAGGGCGGTGTGAGAGCCATGATGGGGGCTACACGTGTCACTGCAATAAACAGCATAGGAATGGCCACCTTTATGGAGGCGCAACCTGTGACGTGAAGCTGGTGGGCTGTGACAGCCACGAGTGCCAGAACCGAGGCTGCTGCAATCCCTTCCTGCTGGACGGAACTCACGGCTACACCTGCTCCTGCTCACCCGGGTTTACCGGCCCCCTCTGCAAGACGCCTACCACCTTCTCATTTGAACGTAGTGGCTACCTTCTGCTACAGAGCCCCTTTGTGGATGCTGAGATCTCTTGTAACATCACCCTCAGTTTCAAGACTGCACTGCCAAGGGGTATATTGTTCCATCGGACCATCGGGGGGCTGCTGTTGTGCCTGGAGCTGCAAGAAGGGATGCTTCACCTCACACTGAGAAGACAAGCTTCCACTGGGCTCCAAGTACCGAGTCGAATCGGTGCTTTGGAGCTGTCACACGTGGTCACAGACGGAGAGTGGCACACTATAGAGGCCGTACTCACAAACTGGGTACTCAGTCTGAGACTCTTGGATGATGCAGACAAATGCGACAGGCAGCTTTGTTACAAGGTGGCTGCAGTCCAAAGTAACATGAATGGTCAAGTGTCACCTCCTCAGAACACTTTCATTGGCGGAGTACTAAAAGACTCGAGAGGAGAGCCCTCTAGTCCAGCTTTCATTGGGTGCATGAGGGATGTCTTGGTGGACTGGCAACTGATCGTCCCTGAGGAGTGGCTGAGCGACTCTGCTGTCAATGTTTCCCCTGGCTGCAGCCACCGGGATCGGTGCTTGGATGAACCTTGCCAAAACAATGGGCTGTGTGTCAACCTGTGGCAGAGCTACCAGtgccagtgtccaagaccttaCGATGGCCAAGACTGTGAGGAGG AACATGTGACCGCACGCTTCGGGAGCGAGGACTCACTCAGCTACGCTGCCTTCAATGTCACGGACGACTCAGGTCAGGacctctcaatctctctcttcTTGCGCACACGGAAGCCTGGCGGCCTCCTGCTAGCTGTGGGCAACAGCAGTTGGCAGTTCCTGCACGTGTGGCTGGATAACGGCGTGGTCACAGCTCAGTTCCGGGACTTCGAGAGCCTGACGGGAGAAAGCGCAGTCAATAACGGGGAGGTTCACTTTGTAAATGTGGAGGTGTCCAACGGGCGCATGACTTTGAACGTGGCTGCTCAAAAACAAGCTGAGATAGAGGTCAGCACTGATGGGGTTCTAGCAGGAGACACTGTCTATGTTGGAGGTTTGCTGGAAAGCGATTCCACTGCACTTTATGGGGGTCATTTCAAAGGATGCATCCAAGACCTGCAGATAAACGAGAGGAGGTTGCAGTTTTTTGGTCTAGACTCATCAATGAGAACGTTTCCTTTGGAAGTCATGGAGAACGTGACTGCTGGCTGCTCTGGAGACAATACCTGTGAT AGAAACCCTTGTTTAAACGGCGGAATGTGTTATTCCATGTGGGACGATTTCACCTGCACGTGCCCACCCAGCACGGCAGGGCGCCACTGTGAAGAGGTCAGATGGTGCGAATTGTCTCCGTGTCCTGCCGACACTGAGTGCAAGATGCTCCATCAAGGATATGAAT GTTACTCCAATAGCACTTTCCTGAATGACAGCACTGTGCTGGTCTATAGAGGAAATGGACACGTATCCCGCAACCTAACTAACATCTCTGTCAATGTGCGAACCCGCAAACGTAGCGCAGCTATCTTGCACGCTGAGCAGGGCTCGGCCTTTGTCACGGTCTCTGTCCAGGATGGTTTCCTCTTCATGGAGCTTCAAAGCTCCATCAGTGATGGAGAAGGGGTGGAGGGAGACAAGCGAGCGCCATCCACAGTCAGCCTCAACAGCATGAGATCAATCAGTGATGGCGAGTGGCACAGTGTCCACTTGTTCATGACTGCACCGTGGTCTAATGGGTCTCACTGGACTCTGGTCTTGGATGATGAAGTAGATGACGCCATCACCTCCAGCATTCAAGGGGGCAACCTAGACTTCCTCAGGAAAGGAGTTGATATCTTCCTTGGAGGTTTGGGCTCAGATGCTGGGTGGTCCCTAGCCGGTTGCTTGAGCACAGTGGAGATAGGCGCTATTGCTCTACCTTACTTGAGCTCGTCCCAGGTGAACCTTCCACGTTTGCAAGAGGAACAATTCATCCAGACGTCACTCAATCCTCCTCTAGTTGGTTGCAGCGGGGCGACAGTGTGTACACCCGATCCATGCTTGAACGGAGGGGATTGCCAAGATTTATTTAACTACTACAATTGCAGTTGTCCAGAAGGCTGGGTGGGGAGGCACTGTGGCTTCTTCGCCAACACGTGCGCCTCCAACCCTTGTGTCCACGGAAACTGCAGCGTCAATGGGCTGGCCTACGAGTGCTCTTGTGAACTTGGATACGAAGGAGTTGACTGTGAAGAGGAGGTGGACATATGTGAAAACCATCTGTGTGCCCATGGAGGAACCTGTTTGCATGGCCCTGACAGATATGCCTGTCTGTGCCCTGAGAATTACACTGGACCTCTCTGCAA TGAACGGGTTGAAGAAATTCCTTGGTACATTGTTGTCAGGAATGT GCGGCCGAAGcttcctgtgtctgtatgtgGAGATTACTTCAAAAACTACACTTGTTTCAATGGTGGCAACTGCAGTGACCGTGAATTGTCATGTGACTGCCCGCCTGGCTTCACCGGACACCG GTGTGAGCAGGAGGTGGATGAGTGCAAATCCAACCCGTGTCTGAACGGAGGCTACTGCCGCAACCTGGTCAACAAATTCCTCTGCGTCTGTGACATGAGCTACGCCGGAGATATGTGCCAGACGGAC TTGACCTCTGAAGGCGTGACCCCTGACCTTCTTCTGGCCATCAGTCTGGTTTCCGTCATCCTGCTGCTGGTTCTCATCCTGGCCTCGGCTGGACTGGCGCTCGCGCTCAACCGACGAGCCACCCGCGGCACCTACAGCCCCAGCCGGCAGGAAAAGGACGGCTCTCGGGTGGAGATGTGGAGCATCAGCCTGCCTCCGCCGATGGAGAGGCTCATCTGA
- the crb1 gene encoding protein crumbs homolog 1 isoform X2, which yields MMRTHTPWIWAALLLGTGSLCQELMDHCDPSPCQNGGRCESHDGGYTCHCNKQHRNGHLYGGATCDVKLVGCDSHECQNRGCCNPFLLDGTHGYTCSCSPGFTGPLCKTPTTFSFERSGYLLLQSPFVDAEISCNITLSFKTALPRGILFHRTIGGLLLCLELQEGMLHLTLRRQASTGLQVPSRIGALELSHVVTDGEWHTIEAVLTNWVLSLRLLDDADKCDRQLCYKVAAVQSNMNGQVSPPQNTFIGGVLKDSRGEPSSPAFIGCMRDVLVDWQLIVPEEWLSDSAVNVSPGCSHRDRCLDEPCQNNGLCVNLWQSYQCQCPRPYDGQDCEEEHVTARFGSEDSLSYAAFNVTDDSGQDLSISLFLRTRKPGGLLLAVGNSSWQFLHVWLDNGVVTAQFRDFESLTGESAVNNGEVHFVNVEVSNGRMTLNVAAQKQAEIEVSTDGVLAGDTVYVGGLLESDSTALYGGHFKGCIQDLQINERRLQFFGLDSSMRTFPLEVMENVTAGCSGDNTCDRNPCLNGGMCYSMWDDFTCTCPPSTAGRHCEEVRWCELSPCPADTECKMLHQGYECYSNSTFLNDSTVLVYRGNGHVSRNLTNISVNVRTRKRSAAILHAEQGSAFVTVSVQDGFLFMELQSSISDGEGVEGDKRAPSTVSLNSMRSISDGEWHSVHLFMTAPWSNGSHWTLVLDDEVDDAITSSIQGGNLDFLRKGVDIFLGGLGSDAGWSLAGCLSTVEIGAIALPYLSSSQVNLPRLQEEQFIQTSLNPPLVGCSGATVCTPDPCLNGGDCQDLFNYYNCSCPEGWVGRHCGFFANTCASNPCVHGNCSVNGLAYECSCELGYEGVDCEEEVDICENHLCAHGGTCLHGPDRYACLCPENYTGPLCNERVEEIPWYIVVRNVRPKLPVSVCGDYFKNYTCFNGGNCSDRELSCDCPPGFTGHRCEQEVDECKSNPCLNGGYCRNLVNKFLCVCDMSYAGDMCQTDTARAPHGSRVATVLAPCLFGLALALACAKLRGRRQTVTVLSLRRLQASAGRSPPAEPWDTSIGTLAARVERLV from the exons ATGATGCGGACACACACACCATGGATATGGGCGGCTCTGTTGCTTGGAACAG GTTCCCTCTGTCAGGAGCTAATGGATCACTGCGATCCTAGCCCCTGCCAGAATGGAGGGCGGTGTGAGAGCCATGATGGGGGCTACACGTGTCACTGCAATAAACAGCATAGGAATGGCCACCTTTATGGAGGCGCAACCTGTGACGTGAAGCTGGTGGGCTGTGACAGCCACGAGTGCCAGAACCGAGGCTGCTGCAATCCCTTCCTGCTGGACGGAACTCACGGCTACACCTGCTCCTGCTCACCCGGGTTTACCGGCCCCCTCTGCAAGACGCCTACCACCTTCTCATTTGAACGTAGTGGCTACCTTCTGCTACAGAGCCCCTTTGTGGATGCTGAGATCTCTTGTAACATCACCCTCAGTTTCAAGACTGCACTGCCAAGGGGTATATTGTTCCATCGGACCATCGGGGGGCTGCTGTTGTGCCTGGAGCTGCAAGAAGGGATGCTTCACCTCACACTGAGAAGACAAGCTTCCACTGGGCTCCAAGTACCGAGTCGAATCGGTGCTTTGGAGCTGTCACACGTGGTCACAGACGGAGAGTGGCACACTATAGAGGCCGTACTCACAAACTGGGTACTCAGTCTGAGACTCTTGGATGATGCAGACAAATGCGACAGGCAGCTTTGTTACAAGGTGGCTGCAGTCCAAAGTAACATGAATGGTCAAGTGTCACCTCCTCAGAACACTTTCATTGGCGGAGTACTAAAAGACTCGAGAGGAGAGCCCTCTAGTCCAGCTTTCATTGGGTGCATGAGGGATGTCTTGGTGGACTGGCAACTGATCGTCCCTGAGGAGTGGCTGAGCGACTCTGCTGTCAATGTTTCCCCTGGCTGCAGCCACCGGGATCGGTGCTTGGATGAACCTTGCCAAAACAATGGGCTGTGTGTCAACCTGTGGCAGAGCTACCAGtgccagtgtccaagaccttaCGATGGCCAAGACTGTGAGGAGG AACATGTGACCGCACGCTTCGGGAGCGAGGACTCACTCAGCTACGCTGCCTTCAATGTCACGGACGACTCAGGTCAGGacctctcaatctctctcttcTTGCGCACACGGAAGCCTGGCGGCCTCCTGCTAGCTGTGGGCAACAGCAGTTGGCAGTTCCTGCACGTGTGGCTGGATAACGGCGTGGTCACAGCTCAGTTCCGGGACTTCGAGAGCCTGACGGGAGAAAGCGCAGTCAATAACGGGGAGGTTCACTTTGTAAATGTGGAGGTGTCCAACGGGCGCATGACTTTGAACGTGGCTGCTCAAAAACAAGCTGAGATAGAGGTCAGCACTGATGGGGTTCTAGCAGGAGACACTGTCTATGTTGGAGGTTTGCTGGAAAGCGATTCCACTGCACTTTATGGGGGTCATTTCAAAGGATGCATCCAAGACCTGCAGATAAACGAGAGGAGGTTGCAGTTTTTTGGTCTAGACTCATCAATGAGAACGTTTCCTTTGGAAGTCATGGAGAACGTGACTGCTGGCTGCTCTGGAGACAATACCTGTGAT AGAAACCCTTGTTTAAACGGCGGAATGTGTTATTCCATGTGGGACGATTTCACCTGCACGTGCCCACCCAGCACGGCAGGGCGCCACTGTGAAGAGGTCAGATGGTGCGAATTGTCTCCGTGTCCTGCCGACACTGAGTGCAAGATGCTCCATCAAGGATATGAAT GTTACTCCAATAGCACTTTCCTGAATGACAGCACTGTGCTGGTCTATAGAGGAAATGGACACGTATCCCGCAACCTAACTAACATCTCTGTCAATGTGCGAACCCGCAAACGTAGCGCAGCTATCTTGCACGCTGAGCAGGGCTCGGCCTTTGTCACGGTCTCTGTCCAGGATGGTTTCCTCTTCATGGAGCTTCAAAGCTCCATCAGTGATGGAGAAGGGGTGGAGGGAGACAAGCGAGCGCCATCCACAGTCAGCCTCAACAGCATGAGATCAATCAGTGATGGCGAGTGGCACAGTGTCCACTTGTTCATGACTGCACCGTGGTCTAATGGGTCTCACTGGACTCTGGTCTTGGATGATGAAGTAGATGACGCCATCACCTCCAGCATTCAAGGGGGCAACCTAGACTTCCTCAGGAAAGGAGTTGATATCTTCCTTGGAGGTTTGGGCTCAGATGCTGGGTGGTCCCTAGCCGGTTGCTTGAGCACAGTGGAGATAGGCGCTATTGCTCTACCTTACTTGAGCTCGTCCCAGGTGAACCTTCCACGTTTGCAAGAGGAACAATTCATCCAGACGTCACTCAATCCTCCTCTAGTTGGTTGCAGCGGGGCGACAGTGTGTACACCCGATCCATGCTTGAACGGAGGGGATTGCCAAGATTTATTTAACTACTACAATTGCAGTTGTCCAGAAGGCTGGGTGGGGAGGCACTGTGGCTTCTTCGCCAACACGTGCGCCTCCAACCCTTGTGTCCACGGAAACTGCAGCGTCAATGGGCTGGCCTACGAGTGCTCTTGTGAACTTGGATACGAAGGAGTTGACTGTGAAGAGGAGGTGGACATATGTGAAAACCATCTGTGTGCCCATGGAGGAACCTGTTTGCATGGCCCTGACAGATATGCCTGTCTGTGCCCTGAGAATTACACTGGACCTCTCTGCAA TGAACGGGTTGAAGAAATTCCTTGGTACATTGTTGTCAGGAATGT GCGGCCGAAGcttcctgtgtctgtatgtgGAGATTACTTCAAAAACTACACTTGTTTCAATGGTGGCAACTGCAGTGACCGTGAATTGTCATGTGACTGCCCGCCTGGCTTCACCGGACACCG GTGTGAGCAGGAGGTGGATGAGTGCAAATCCAACCCGTGTCTGAACGGAGGCTACTGCCGCAACCTGGTCAACAAATTCCTCTGCGTCTGTGACATGAGCTACGCCGGAGATATGTGCCAGACGGAC ACGGCGCGTGCTCCACACGGCTCTCGGGTGGCCACCGTGCTGGCGCCGTGTCTGTTCGGCCTGGCGCTGGCTCTGGCCTGCGCCAAACTGAGAGGGAGGCGGCAGACGGTGACAGTGTTGAGTCTCAGGCGACTCCAGGCTTCCGCGGGTCGCAGCCCACCCGCCGAGCCTTGGGACACGTCCATCGGCACTTTGGCCGCACGCGTGGAACGCCTGGTCTAG